From the Salvelinus fontinalis isolate EN_2023a chromosome 35, ASM2944872v1, whole genome shotgun sequence genome, one window contains:
- the LOC129834974 gene encoding adhesion G protein-coupled receptor G3-like, whose product MSLPSTNNAKLEKMDDIWLEIPTEALNDAMGDTKEDVNLGVFWFENDSLFPVVENNTELLNGRVVSINVGEDISGLSNYINITFRYQNASLENNSLACVFWDGENGKVAHWNSFGCLTKKNENETVCSCNHLSFFAVLMSPGSVSSDNLSSSSVWLLTLLSRVGCGISLCFLCLALLVHLRRGKSDDSLCIHIHLCAALLCLNLTFLINGSLASLGVHGLCVAMAAATHYSLLCTLTWFSLEGFHLYLLIIRVFSIHVNRYLLKLGLVGWGIPGIVVTIIVACGKYGEYNKYQQDGGAVKMCWLTDSALTTVSFSYFVLTFVVNVLCFGSVTVKVVRAHRQSPVLRERSMSRGTVLSLLGLAWLLGVSWGVLLFQFGPLKETAFYIFCTVNSLHGLFLFLRYWSLTRPEKESVSTATTVTSSRAMHPAEARP is encoded by the exons ATGTCTCTACCCTCCACCAATAAT GCCAAGTTGGAGAAGATGGATGACATTTGGTTGGAGATTCCTACTGAGGCTTTGAATGATGCTATGGGAGACACGAAAGAGGATGTTAACCTGGGAGTATTTTGGTTTGAGAATGACAGCCTGTTCCCG GTGGTGGAGAACAACACTGAGCTCCTAAACGGTCGAGTGGTATCCATCAATGTGGGAGAGGACATCTCAGGCCTCAGTAACTATATTAATATCACGTTCCGCTACCAGAATGCATCACTG GAGAACAACTCACTAGCGTGTGTATTCTGGGATGGTGAAAATG GTAAAGTTGCACATTGGAATTCCTTTGGATGTCTCACTAAGAAAAATGAAAATGAAACAGTGTGCTCTTGTAACCACCTTTCATTCTTCGCTGTGCTTATG TCTCCGGGCAGTGTCTCTAGTGACAATCTGAGCTCCTCCTCTGTGTGGTTGCTGACGTTGTTGTCCAGGGTGGGCTGTGGAATATCCCTCTGTTTCCTGTGTCTGGCTCTCCTCGTCCACCTCAG AAGGGGTAAATCTGATGATTCCCTGTGCATCCACATCCACCTGTGCGCAGCGTTGTTGTGCCTCAACCTGACCTTCCTCATCAACGGCAGCCTGGCCTCTCTTGGTGTCCACGGCCTGTGTGTTGCTATGGCAGCAGCCACCCACTACTCCCTGCTGTGCACCCTCACCTGGTTCTCCCTGGAAGGCTTCCACCTCTACCTGCTCATCATCCGGGTCTTCAGCATCCACGTCAACAGATACCTCCTCAAACTGGGCCTGGTAGGATGGG GAATACCTGGCATAGTAGTTACCATAATTGTTGCTTGTGGCAAATATGGAGAATACAACAAATACCAGCAAGATGGTGGTGCTGTTAAAAT gTGCTGGCTGACTGACTCTGCTCTGACCACGGTGTCCTTCTCGTACTTTGTGCTGACATTCGTGGTGAACGTGCTGTGCTTTGGGTCTGTGACAGTGAAGGTGGTGAGGGCCCACCGTCAGAGTCCTGTCCTGAGGGAGAGAAGtatgagcagggggacagtactCAGTCTGCTGGGTCTGGCCTGGCTCCTGGGGGTCTCCTGGGGGGTCCTGCTCTTCCAGTTTGGCCCCCTGAAGGAGACAGCCTTCTACATCTTCTGCACTGTCAACTCTCTCCATG GCCTCTTCCTGTTTCTACGCTATTGGTCTTTAACTCGGCCAGAGAAAGAATCTGTCTCCACGGCAACCACTGTAACTTCTTCAAGGGCGATGCATCCAGCTGAGGCCAGGCCCTGA